From the genome of Sylvia atricapilla isolate bSylAtr1 chromosome 19, bSylAtr1.pri, whole genome shotgun sequence:
GGTTTGCCATGGGAGGAATGCTCTGCGTGAGCCAGGGTTCTGGCACAGACCTGCCATGGCACTTGCCAGCTCACCTCCTGGCACACACTAATTAATGCTGGCCTGCCACAGCTTTAGAAACAGCAGGGCTGACGTGGTcggcagctccagcagctctccatggAGATTCCTGACTCTGTTCCTTCTCAGAGAGATCTTAAAAGTACTGGCATTTtacttcaatttaaaaaaaaatggaaaaatacttaAGAGAGAATTGTCATTCCCTATGGATGTGCATGTAGATAAGAACAGAAATACTCACTGACTGGGCTAGAATTAGCCAAAATTAATGTTGcacaaataatttgaaatgccACCTCTTTAGATTTTCATGTGGCTGAATCTCCTGGGGAAACTTCTGGAAGCTCAGAGAGCAAAGTTTAGCTCCTCCACGGGGTCCTAGCCCTGCTCCACTGGGAGCAATCCCGCTGGTGTTTTGCAGACAGGTACAGGAGCCTTAACCCAGCAGAGCATTTCTACTCTCACACTCcctctgggaatgctggggGTGGCAACAATTGCTCACTCCACACATTACAGAGCAGCTTCCCAAACATGAAAGGCAGTGCAGGCTGGAGTAGAGGCTATGGGAAGCACAAAGGCTCAAGGATTGCTCACACAGGGAGGACATGGATGGCAATAACGCAGAGGCCTTTGCTTTCTGTCCGCggctgaaaaaaatcccaaacctgtATCTGCATTAAATACAGCAGCACTTGTGCCAGAAAACCTCCCTCAAGCCCTGCAGTGGCTCCCCCGCTCCATCTCAGGGCAGGTTTTCCAGGGTTTCCTGTGAACGCTGTGCTGAGCACACCTGATGAGAATCAATGCTGAACGTACCTTCCCGGCCAGCACAACACTGGCAACACACTCTACATTCCCTGCTTATAATCAGAAAGAAGCCAGGATTCCTTTTGTACATTACTCTGAAGAGATGGCATCAcatcctgcaggaaaagctgtcTTTACTGATTAGCACAGCCTTGTGTGAAATCTTGAGCAAATCTTACCCAGATTCATCCTGGCTGCCTTTGGTACCTAAATGATGCTGCAGTTTTTGGAATTGGTCCCTTCAAACACCATCACAGAGAACAGAGAGGTGTTGTCAGAGGACTGGTCAGAGCTGGAGTGGGCCAAGCCAGCCCTTTCCACTGATTCCAGTGTGAACACTATTCAATCAATGCCTGTAATTAGTGGGATAAATCTGGACCCTAATGCCTGTGCATTACTCAGCTATCTCAAAGGGAACTGCAGAAATCTCCTGCATTCCGGCTGCGGATGTGAAGGATGAGCTGTGTGTGTCTCACCAGACACCTTGGAGGCTGACACAGGCCTTTCCCAGGACCCTCTCAGGTCACTCCTGATGCTCTGGGGCTCCTCAAAGGctctctggggctgctccaaaTGTTCCTGGATTCCTTCCAGCACCTCTGCAAGAGTATGTTGTTTATATGCCAGAAATATCGATCGTCATAACCTTTATACTAAGCTACCAGAGTCCATTCAACCTCCAGCCAAAGCCTTCACGGGGCTTCTATATCCTGCCATCTCCTCACCTGACCCAGCCATAGGATTGGATTATTGTTATCCAGGCACAGATTCCAGCATGTGTACAAGCCGTTTGTGTGTCACACAGAgctggcctgtgtcagcagaaTCGAGGTCACGGCTGTGTTTGCCTCAGCCCACCCCACGGCAAGGCAGCACGATGAGGCTCCCTGCCTTGGGAGCTCCATTAGGAGCTTCTTTCAAATGTTTGCTACAGTATGAAAGAAGAAGAGATGCTGGGACTTGTAGACCCAGCTGGCAGCACAATGAATACATACAACCATAAAAAGATTCTGCTGAAACAATAATCAAATACGCTTAATAAAACTATGACCAATGGATGCAGTGTCTGGGCAAGAATGTGCTCACAAAGCTGGGAGGTAGAATAAGGGACAAGGGAAGGCGAGGGTGGTATTTATCCAGCACGGCGTCTCTGGCTGCCTCatgacagggctgcagcacccacaCGCAGCCCAGGATGGAGGTGTCCATGTAAGGGAGCCTTGGTCGGCAACATCTGCCTCAGATCCCCCCACATCACAGGGGCCTCTACAGCGCTGCCACTGcaaggctcagagcagccctaAGCCCTCACAGCAGCCAGACCTCCCGAACCTCCCCAGTCCCCTCACAGCTGCCAGGGCCCCTCTCCGCCCTCACACTTCCCTCACAGCCCTCCGAGCCCTTACGGCAGCCCCAAGCCCTCACAGATCCTCGAGCCCCGCTGCCAACCTCCCGAGCCTTTAGGATTCCCCGAGCCCTGACAGGAGCCAGGCTCCCtgagccctcagagcccccaTTTCAGCCTCCCAagccctcagagccccctcTCAGCCTCCcgagccctcagagccccctcTCAGCCCCCcgagccctcagagccccctcTCAGCCTCCCGAGCCCTCACACTCCCCTCACCCGCCCGCCCCAGCCCCTTCCCGCCACCTGCCCGCGCTGTCGCCATGACAACCCCCGCGCGCGGCCCCGCCACCCtcgggcggggccgcgcgccAGAAACTGCTGGAACGTCGCTGCAGCCCGCGCGTGCGCGCGCGGGGTCCTACCCCCACCCGCCGCGGCGCTGCGGCGCCGGCTGGAGCAGGAAAGGGGGACGGGCAGGGAAGGAAGCGGGGAGACCTGCCTGGAGGAACGGAGGcgaggggtggggggaaagcGCTGGGGACCCGCGGGGAACCCGCCCTGTCCCGCAGTGAGGAGGAGGCGCCGCCTCCGCTGCGCTAAGCGCGCACTCGGGTCCGTGAATGGGCGGCTGCGGCGGCCACCGCCCAGAGCCCGCTGCGGAGTCACTGCGACGGTTACCAGGGCACTTCCTCCTCCGCCAATCAAACGGCGTTAGCTCATCCCCCAGGGCCGGCAGCCAATGGGCTTCGACATCAATCATTCAATTGGGCCAATCGGGAACGCCGTGAGCGAAGTGGGGCGGGCACTCGCGGCTCCCGGTTGCCTAACTGTAAAGCTAACAGACAGGCGGGCGGGGTGAACAGAAGCTATCGGCTTGAGTGACAGCGGCGCAGCCAATCAGATTCTCTTCTTTGTAGAGCCTCGCTATAAACATCCAATCATTGCTGCGAGTGGCTGCCTGGGCGGGGAGAAGGCGGCTGCGCGCGCATTCCGCTGCTATATAAGGGCTGGCGGTTGCCTCACGCAGTCAGTCGGTTGGGGGAAGGCTGGGGTCGTAGAAAGCGCTTGAAATCGCCGCCATCATGAGGGAGATCGTGCACCTGCAGGCCGGGCAGTGCGGGAACCAGATCGGAGCCAAGGTCCGGGCGGGGAAAGAGGGCGcgggggcaggaggggagtgCGCCCGGTCCGGCGCGGCCGCCGCTGACGCGCTTCTCTTTGGCAGTTCTGGGAGGTGATCAGCGACGAGCATGGTATCGACCCCACCGGCACCTACCATGGGGACAGCGACCTGCAGCTGGAGCGCATCAATGTCTACTACAACGAGGCCACAGGTAGGGCCCGGACCCGCCCCCCTAGGCCCCCCCCGGCTCCCCCCCGGCGCGGTAGTCACGGCTCTCCCTGTGTTGCAGGCGGCAAGTACGTGCCCCGCGCCGTGCTGGTGGATCTGGAGCCCGGCACCATGGACTCGGTGCGCTCCGGGCCCTTCGGGCAGATATTCAGGCCAGACAACTTCGTGTTCGGTGAGTGCGCGGGGGCGGGAGGAGCCGCGGGGTGGGGCGGGCAGGGCACTGCGGGGCTGCCCCGCCGCACATGCTCTGAGGGACCGGCCCGGACGGGGCTAATCCTGGCGTGGAATACCGGGATTGcggctgggagcagctccgAGGTGGCACCAGAGGTCGTTGCTCTTCCGATTTTTCGTTACCGCCTCTGTGCGTGCCACCGGGAGAAATGGAGTGGCTGCTGTATCATTGATAATTAATGTTTTGCCTGTGTCTGCCAAGCCACTGCAGAGGTGCTTGTGTGAAACCACAACCCTGCCTGCGCTCGATAAGATGAAAGCTTTCATGGAGCCTGATGCTCTTAAGCCTTGCTTGCAAGCAGTAAGCAGGAAGCAGTGACCGTAATCTAATACGAAAATGGCTCTTTTCCAGGTCAGAGCGGAGCAGGAAACAACTGGGCAAAGGGCCATTATACGGAAGGTGCTGAATTAGTCGATTCTGTGTTAGATGTTGTGAGAAAGGAGGCAGAAAGCTGTGATTGTCTCCAGGGCTTTCAGCTTACTCATTCCCTGGGTGGTGGCACAGGCTCTGGCATGGGTACCCTTCTCATCAGCAAAATCCGTGAGGAGTACCCAGACCGAATTATGAATACTTTCAGTGTGGTGCCCTCCCCTAAAGTGTCAGATACTGTAGTAGAGCCCTACAACGCCACGCTGTCGGTGCACCAGCTGGTGGAGAACACGGACGAGACGTACTGTATCGATAACGAGGCGCTGTACGACATTTGCTTCAGAACACTGAAGTTAACGACCCCCACCTACGGTGATCTGAACCACCTCGTGTCTGCCACCATGAGCGGTGTCACCACCTGCCTGCGGTTCCCGGGCCAGCTCAACGCTGACCTGCGGAAGCTGGCGGTGAACATGGTTCCCTTCCCACGTCTGCACTTTTTCATGCCTGGTTTTGCCCCGCTCACGAGCCGTGGGAGCCAGCAGTACCGGGCTCTAACCGTGCCAGAGCTCACCCAGCAGATGTTCGATGCCAAGAACATGATGGCGGCGTGTGACCCTCGTCACGGCCGCTATCTGACAGTGGCCGCCGTCTTTAGGGGCCGCATGTCCATGAAAGAGGTGGATGAGCAGATGCTAAACGTTCAGAACAAAAACAGCAGCTATTTTGTTGAGTGGATCCCTAATAACGTTAAGACAGCAGTCTGTGACATTCCACCTCGCGGCCTCAAAATGTCTGCCACCTTCATTGGCAACAGCACGGCCATCCAGGAGCTGTTCAAACGCATTTCTGAGCAGTTCACTGCGATGTTCCGCAGAAAGGCTTTCCTGCACTGGTACACAGGTGAGGGCATGGACGAGATGGAGTTCACAGAGGCTGAGAGCAACATGAACGACCTGGTCTCTGAGTACCAGCAGTACCAGGATGccacagctgaggaggagggagagttcgaggaggaggctgaggaggaggcagagtaAAGCTATGCAGTTGGCACACCTGtaaattttgtttaaagttGTATGAACTCTCTCATTCAAAAGTTCTGTTTGTGTTGTGTTATTATTGCTGTTTCCGAGTCACTCTCAATGCTGTACAGGCACCATTAAAGCAGTTTTCACAGTGCACGTCCCCGTCTCCTCTGTTCCCACCGGTACGATTCCCGTGTGCCATCCCCGTAAGTGAGCCCACAGATGTCCTGCAGGtctgcaagagaaaaacaatgggCTTGGCACGAGCTCTGCCACCTTGTCCATGGCA
Proteins encoded in this window:
- the TUBB4B gene encoding tubulin beta-4B chain isoform X2, producing MREIVHLQAGQCGNQIGAKFWEVISDEHGIDPTGTYHGDSDLQLERINVYYNEATGGKYVPRAVLVDLEPGTMDSVRSGPFGQIFRPDNFVFGQSGAGNNWAKGHYTEGAELVDSVLDVVRKEAESCDCLQGFQLTHSLGGGTGSGMGTLLISKIREEYPDRIMNTFSVVPSPKVSDTVVEPYNATLSVHQLVENTDETYCIDNEALYDICFRTLKLTTPTYGDLNHLVSATMSGVTTCLRFPGQLNADLRKLAVNMVPFPRLHFFMPGFAPLTSRGSQQYRALTVPELTQQMFDAKNMMAACDPRHGRYLTVAAVFRGRMSMKEVDEQMLNVQNKNSSYFVEWIPNNVKTAVCDIPPRGLKMSATFIGNSTAIQELFKRISEQFTAMFRRKAFLHWYTGEGMDEMEFTEAESNMNDLVSEYQQYQDATAEEEGEFEEEAEEEAE
- the TUBB4B gene encoding tubulin beta-4B chain isoform X1, which translates into the protein MREIVHLQAGQCGNQIGAKFWEVISDEHGIDPTGTYHGDSDLQLERINVYYNEATGRARTRPPRPPPAPPRRGSHGSPCVAGGKYVPRAVLVDLEPGTMDSVRSGPFGQIFRPDNFVFGQSGAGNNWAKGHYTEGAELVDSVLDVVRKEAESCDCLQGFQLTHSLGGGTGSGMGTLLISKIREEYPDRIMNTFSVVPSPKVSDTVVEPYNATLSVHQLVENTDETYCIDNEALYDICFRTLKLTTPTYGDLNHLVSATMSGVTTCLRFPGQLNADLRKLAVNMVPFPRLHFFMPGFAPLTSRGSQQYRALTVPELTQQMFDAKNMMAACDPRHGRYLTVAAVFRGRMSMKEVDEQMLNVQNKNSSYFVEWIPNNVKTAVCDIPPRGLKMSATFIGNSTAIQELFKRISEQFTAMFRRKAFLHWYTGEGMDEMEFTEAESNMNDLVSEYQQYQDATAEEEGEFEEEAEEEAE